The sequence TTTCATCAGTAAAAAGATCGTCGCAGTTTTGAGGCCGGCCGGTTGGATTTCTTTTTTCTTCGCCATTCACGATCGCGATATAATCACATTGAGCACTACCATCTTCCAAATAGTAATAAGACTTTCTTAAAATCCACACATCTTCTTTGTCCTCTTGTGAAATATATGGCGATATTGCCAGATGGACTTTATCTCTATTAGTAAGATTATTAAACACAACTGTAATCACGACAGCATGGGTTTGATCATTTTGTTTATTAAAGAAGTATTCTACCGGCATCGTCTTTGTGCCAGAAAAATAAATATCTAGAGCTTTAAGGACAGAAGACTTTCCAACGTTATTCTCCCCTATTAATACTAAAATATCGTCCGAAAAATCAAAGTCAATTGGGTCTGGACCTAGGCATTTAAAGTTCTGTATTGTGAATTTCTTGATCTTCATTTTTGTTCTTCAACAATTTTTATTTCCTCCGGGGTGAGGCTGTAGAGTTTATAAACCATTTGGTCAATTTGTTTTTCGTATTCGCGAACTTTGGATTGCTTGTTTAATTTCTGGTAAATGACTCCTAAAATACTTCTCTGTATCTTTATCCATAAAATAAACGTACACGCCTTTATGGGCTCTGGAAAAAAGTACGCGATAAACGTTTTTTAAGTGATTCGTAAGGTTTGGATTATTGCGTTTCACTTGCGTATCATAAGAATTCTCTGGAACCGCCCGCCACTTATTTGCAACTGGATCGAAAACTAAATCTTTGCCGAAAATTACGGCGATATAATCGAATTCAAAACCTTGTGCCGTATACACAGTACCGACTTGTTCCATACCCGAATTATCTGTGGCCCACTTCCAAAACTGGTCTTTTTTCTCCCAGGGCATTTCAAAACTCCCGATTTTTACATCGTTTACCAACGAACCATCTAAATTGGGGCTGCTCCAAGGCCAACAAAATCCAGCCGCTATACGAGCCGAGTTTGGTTTTTCTTTATTTCGTTTTCTAATTTCAGCCATCATATCTGATGGGTTATTGAAAATGCGGAATTCCATTCTTGTATCAAATTCTGTAATTTCCGTATCTTGAATTTCTAAAATATTATCTAGCCATTGCAGATAAGCGTCAGAGCCGGAACATCTAAATTGAGTTTTTAATTCGAACTCAGCTATATTTTTATTATCTATACCAAAACGCCTAGCAGTTTCCTTGATCATCGCAATGCTGCCAACTTCACTCGGCCGTACAATTTGATACTCATCTATAAAGAAAATGCTTAATTTCGCCGGTCTTATCAAATCATCTATCTGCGGGTTTTTTGACTTAAATTTAAATGGCACTCCATAGTCGTTACTATCCTTGCGAACACGATGAGCTTCGTCGCAAATCAATATGTCGATAGAATTATCTGGTTCTTTTGTAAAATTAAAGAAAAATTTAAAAAGGTTTTTTCCCCTCTCTCCCCCAACTATTTTTTTGAGAGTATTGGTAAATGCGGACGAACCAGTAGCATGCATAACTTTTATACCTTTTCTTAGAAGTTCTCCCATTACCTCGAGCGCAATAACTGACTTACCGGTACCGGGCCCACCTTTTACTATTACTACTGATTTTTGTTTTGTTTTCGCAAGCTGCTTAACTTTGTGCATTATCGCATTATAAGCAGCAATTTGCTCATCGATTAAATTAAAAATTTGCCTCTTATTTATCATCTCTGATGTATGATCAAGTAATTTCTTAGACGGCTCTATTGGACTTCTTGCAAATCGCTCATAAATTATTTGTCCCCTGCCACCTTGAAGTCGTTTTTTTAAATATCTTCCTAATTCAACGGCGTCTTCCTTTGCAAATAGCGGAAAGATTTTAATTATTCTGGAAAATTCTGGAGAAAAAAGAATAGCATTTATTTTCTTTGAATAATTATGCAGATATGCAGATGCACTTAACTCTGGCGGGTTGTTTTCTTCAAAAATCTTAAGAAAATCCTTTAGTCCGAAGTAATATCCTTGTACTTGTAGGGCGGGGTGTGGTTGTTCCTTCTTAAATTGTCCATAATTAACAATTACATTACCGTCAGTTTCGGCGTCTTGCACATGTTGATTTGACCATTGTTTGAGTTCCACTATCACAATATTTTCTTGTCCATCTATGTCATGCCCAAAAAGTAAAACATCAATTCTTCGCGACGAATAAGGAAGTTCATATTCGACAATTATATGGTTGTCTTTAAGGCCAGCGTAATGGAAGCTATTATTTAGGATTGCAAGCGAAATTGCCCAAGATCGATACTCGGGTTCACCGGGATTTCGGTTGTAATATGTTCGGTACTTTTCAGCCGCACGATCCGCAATGCAATTCTGCATTACATCTTCGTTAAATCGCTCAATTGTTTCTTCATAAAGAATCATAATTAAAGCCTGTTGTATTTAGTATATTTCCCTTTTGCTTTTTTGAGCGGATATTTCTCTTCGTTTTTTTTGATTTTTTTATCAAGCGCATCGAGAATATCAATTTTAAGATCATGGCTCATCAATAAAACCCAATATAAAACATCTGCCAATTCTTCACCAATATCGGCTTTATTTGTTCCAATATACTTATCAATCTCCTCTTTATTTTTCCATTGAAAATGCTCCACGACCTCGCCAGCTTCAAGAACAAGCGAAAGCGCGACATCTTTTGGATTATGAAATTGTTTCCAATCTCGCTCGTTGCGAAATTTTATAATTTTTTCTGTAAGTTTTTTTATATCAGACATAAATTTATATTAAATTTTGTTCTTTTAGACTATAAAATTTGTCTCTAGTAACAATAATGTGATCGAGAAGTTCAATGCCAAAAATTTTAGCTGCCTCTTCTAGACGTCTTGTCAATGCAATATCTTCTGGCGAAGCCTCTAAATTTCCTGACGGATGGTTATGGGCAATTATTATTTGTGCAGCAGAGGATTGAATCGCTTCTTTAAAAACTTCTCGGGGGTGAACAATACTTGCATT is a genomic window of bacterium containing:
- a CDS encoding DUF2075 domain-containing protein produces the protein MILYEETIERFNEDVMQNCIADRAAEKYRTYYNRNPGEPEYRSWAISLAILNNSFHYAGLKDNHIIVEYELPYSSRRIDVLLFGHDIDGQENIVIVELKQWSNQHVQDAETDGNVIVNYGQFKKEQPHPALQVQGYYFGLKDFLKIFEENNPPELSASAYLHNYSKKINAILFSPEFSRIIKIFPLFAKEDAVELGRYLKKRLQGGRGQIIYERFARSPIEPSKKLLDHTSEMINKRQIFNLIDEQIAAYNAIMHKVKQLAKTKQKSVVIVKGGPGTGKSVIALEVMGELLRKGIKVMHATGSSAFTNTLKKIVGGERGKNLFKFFFNFTKEPDNSIDILICDEAHRVRKDSNDYGVPFKFKSKNPQIDDLIRPAKLSIFFIDEYQIVRPSEVGSIAMIKETARRFGIDNKNIAEFELKTQFRCSGSDAYLQWLDNILEIQDTEITEFDTRMEFRIFNNPSDMMAEIRKRNKEKPNSARIAAGFCWPWSSPNLDGSLVNDVKIGSFEMPWEKKDQFWKWATDNSGMEQVGTVYTAQGFEFDYIAVIFGKDLVFDPVANKWRAVPENSYDTQVKRNNPNLTNHLKNVYRVLFSRAHKGVYVYFMDKDTEKYFRSHLPEIKQAIQSSRIRKTN
- a CDS encoding nucleotide pyrophosphohydrolase, translating into MSDIKKLTEKIIKFRNERDWKQFHNPKDVALSLVLEAGEVVEHFQWKNKEEIDKYIGTNKADIGEELADVLYWVLLMSHDLKIDILDALDKKIKKNEEKYPLKKAKGKYTKYNRL